From the Endozoicomonas sp. Mp262 genome, the window AAAACAACAAGAAAAGAAAGACCTGATAAGTCCAATAAATTTTCATTCCCCTCCGGACATACCTCTGCCGCATTTCAAAGTGCCTCTTTTATCCATTTTCGATATGGTCTAAGTTATGCCATACCCGCCTATATAGCGGCCAGCTTTGTGGGTTACAGTAGAGTCCATGAAAAAAGACATGATATTATCGATGTAACGGCTGGCGCTGCGCTCGGTATTTTTTCATCATGGTATTTTACGACTCGTAAAGAAGATAAAAGCGCCCTTATTCCAACCTTTTCTCAAGACGGGATTTTGTTGAATTATATCCATTCCTGGTAATTATTGATGACAGGGAAATTTGCAATAGATGGCATTAAGCCATCCATGCAGGTCTTTTAATAACTGAATTCATCACTTCAGCAAACCAGCTTTTTCCTTCATTTTCAAAATAACACCTGGCGCACTCATACCCTAAATCAAATAACTCCTCAAGTTCATCATTTTTAACAGAAAAAGCACCGTATTTTTCTATCCCGTCAGGCTCAAGCAGGACATCTGGTAGTCCAAGTTCATCAACCACCTGGGAGACGCTATAGATATCATAAACCCGATCCAGCAGATCAATGGTATTTTTAAATGGCTTATTGTCCATAGGCTTTACAGGGCTTAGATGCATGCCAATTTGAAAATGGCAAAGATCCCTGATCAGGTGCGCCGGGAAATTATTGACAATTCCTCCATCCGCCATAACGGCACCCTGCCACTCTACAGGCGTAAACATACCAGGAAATGCAGCTGAACCAAGCAGAGGCCGGATCAGGGGGCCAGAATTAAAGACCATCATATCAGGCTGTTGAAGGTCAGTTACAATGGTGTAGAGTGGCTTTTTTAATGCCTCAAAACAGTCACTAGGGAAGTAGGGCTTAAGGTAAGGGATCATTTTTTCTGTATGAATAATACCCATTTTATTAAATGAGAGGTGGTGGAAACTAAACATTCGGGTCTTAAGGAAAAAATCCAGTATATAGGCCGGTTTATGGCCCGCAGCATACATTGCCCCGATTAACGCACCGCCACTGGTTCCAGATATAATATCCGGCTCCACGCCATACTCTGCCAGATACTGTAACAAGCCAATATGAGCCATACATTTGGCCCCTCCACCAGAGAGTGTTAACCCTAATTGGTACTGCGGATTGCTATGGCTAATACTTTGGTACACGACATCTTCCTAAACCATAACTAGGGGGCGTTCTCAATTAGACATGTGACCAGCCAGTCGTGATGAGCGCCAGGCTAGGCGCGAACTGCGCAGTGTGGTTGTTCCACATAAGCAGTGAGCAACGCGGCATGGCGCTCATCACGGCTGGCCCTTCGGGTTCCTCACACAGGCATTCATGCCGCGTTGTACGACTTGAACAGGGAACCACCCTGCCCTGCGTCGTACGCCTTGCCTGAATGCCTGTGTGAGGAACGGGTCTCATGACTAATTGAGAAAGCCCCCTAATGTGACAGCCGGATTTTTATATCCGGCTCAGTGAGTGAAGCGGCTTCTAAAGTGCGCTTTACCCGGAACTGTTAAAATCTGACAAAAATAGTTTCACCCTTTCAGCCATTAATCGGGTTGAGAAGCTGCTGATACCATGACCTGGCCTCCCGGAGATGGAATCATAAATACCGCCCCTTCATTATCAGGCTGGGATAATAAGTTTTTAAGGCGCTCTGCACCACTAAACTGACCATCATCTCCCAGGTTAAAAGTACCAAAGTGGATTGCCATACTCTGCTTGGAATCCAGCAAATGATGGGCTTGCAGGGCATCATCCGGTGACAGATGATTGTCTTTCATAAACCAGCGAGGCAAGTAAGCCCCAATAGGCAATAAGGAAAGATCAATCGCACCGTAACGCGCTCTAATTTGTTCAAAGTGCGGCCCCATCCCGGTATCACCTGCAAAAAAAACACGGTGCTGGTCGCTTTTAATTAAATAGCCCAGCCAGAGAGTTTTATTTCTATCCAGCTGTGTTCTGGTAGACCAATGCTGGGCAGGTGTTCCCACCACAGAAACCGAAGGTGTCAGACTCAGTTCTTGCCACCAGTCCAGTTCAACAACCCGGGTGAGTTTTTCCTGTTCCAGTAACTCCTGGTTGCCAAGGCCCACAATAAAAAGAGGCCGGGAATGCTGCTCTAGCTTTTTCAGCGTAGCAAGATCCATATGGTCATAATGATTATGTGATATCACCACTGCATCTATGGGGGGCAGTTCTTCGATAGCTAGAGCGGGTGGATGATAACGGCGGGGGCCTATAAAGGAGATAGGGCTAACTCGTTCAGACCAGACCGGGTCTGTGAGAATATTCAGGCCATCAATCTGAACCAGTACCGTGGAGTGATTAATGAACGTTGCCAGAACCCCCTTTGGATAAGAGGCAGGAAGCTTAACACTGCCCAAGTTCTTTTCCCGCCGTTCCCAGGAACCCGTTTCCTCGCGATTCAGGCGCCAACGTAAAACATCTTTTAGTGTTTTGTCCCTGGTTGGCTCCTGATTAACAAAATGTTTACCATCAAAATGGTCAGACACGGGGCCTTTGTAGCCACCAGTGGAACAGGCAACTAAAAACACCAACACCAAAATGGCAGGAAACAACAATAACCCGGTAATGACTTTTATCACTTACTTATACCTATTATTCTTACGTGCTTAAGTACCTGCTCAATGACATTACATATACTAATCAAACGTCAATAGTCCTTAACACCTTTTCAATAAGATTACCATGTGACACTGGAATCAACCGATAACAAATACCCTCATCTTTCACCGTTTTAAAAAACAGCTTAAGAAAATTACTCGCTGATGACGACAAAGGGTAACCTGCCGGAAACAAGATATCAAAATGAAAGTGCAGTGCTGGCTTGAAGGGTTTAAATGACAAACCAAAGCGACTGAAGTGAATAGCTGTAAAAGGATCAACAATACCATACCCTACACCCGCTGCCACTAAAGCCCCCACACTCATGGCAAAGGAGGCCTCAGCTGCCGGTTTATAAGCGACTCCCTGCTGCTTGAAAACCTGATCAATCATATCCTGGGGTTCAGCATGTTCGTAGCAAACCAGTGGACATGCATCCAGATGCTCAGGGTATATCACGGGCAGTTCATGCAGACTGCTATTTTCAGGCAACAGGCAACACATGTCGCCCTCAAAACGAAGGCATTCCCCATTAATTCCTTTTGCTTCATCCAGAATGGCAAATCCCAGGTCGCATCCTCCCACCTCTATCACTTGTAACACCTGGTCTGAGCGATAATTTCGTAACAGTGTTTTCAGGGAGCCATTGTCCATCTTCCCGATAACCTCCGGAATCACACTGAGGGAAAGCATGGGCATACTGGCAATATGAAAAATACCGGAAGGTCGCTCCCTTATTGCTTTAGCGCTCTTTTCCAGTTGCTCAAGACCAATAAACGATTTTTCAACCTCATAAAAAAAAGCACGACCTTCATCAGTGGGCACCAGCCTGCCACTGATTCTCTCAAATAATGGAAACCCTGTTTGGTCCTCAAGACTGTGTAGCAATCGGGTTACTGCGGGTTGGGTAATATGCAAAGCCCTTGCTGCGGCGGTCACTGTCCCACAGTGCATAATGGCTCGAAAAGCACTGAGCTGTTTGAATTTCATTTTGAAAAAAGGATCAGAGTGTGAAGAAATGGTAATTCTATAACATTTTGTTATGACCTTCCCCGATAGTCTGATTAGACCTGCCGGGTTAACGCCTTATAGTATTTATGCAACAAAAGAAGGAATTTTGGCCCGGGCAACCTTCTCGTTTTAGATACAATTCAGGTTGTCATTTATGTGTAAATCAAGCGCACAGCGTGTAACGGTTATTGGTTCAGGTAATGCCGGACTGACAGCGGCCTATCATTTTAGTCGCAATGGTGCTGATGTATGCCTTTACGGTGCTCCAGGATTTGATGCACCTTTACAGGATATAAAAGCAAAAGGTGGAATCCATGCCATTGATTCCCTGAATGGTGTCACTCTAAGCTTTTCCGGTTTCAGCAAAGTTCATACCGTCACCAACAATATCAGGGAAGCGGTGAGCTTCTCCGATATTCTTGTTCTTCCGGTGCCATCCTTTGCCCAGATACCCCTCTTTGACGCCATGTTACCCCACCTGAAAGACGGTCAAATGCTGGTTATGATGCCTGGCAACTACGGCTCACTGGCATTAAAAAAACATATGCAAGACAATGGTTATACGCTGGATATTACCTTTGTTGATGCCATTTCTATCCCATGGGCCTGCCGAATCAGTGGGCCTGCTGAAGTGGCCATTATGGGGATCAAGGAATATCTGCCTTTTTCAGCCCTGCCAGCCAGCCGTAATCAGGAAGTATTGGATCGCCTGTCCCCTATTATGCCCCTTCCCATGAAACCGCTGGAAAATGTAATAGCAGCGGGGCTTGAAAATATAAACTTCGGTGGTCATCCATTGCTGACAACCCTAAACATGGGATTGCTGGAAAACTTTAAGGGAGATTTTAATTACTACAAAGATTGCTGTTCTGAAGCCACTGCACGGGCCGCCGCAGTGATGGAAGAAGAACGGCTGCAAATTGGCAACGCCATGAACCTGGAGTTGGTTCCGGAACTTGAGGCCATGAACAGCCTCTATGCCATGGATTGCAAAACAGTCTATGAAGTTAACCGCACATCCGAAACCCACGGCAAAATAAACTCTGCTCCGGATAATGCCAGCCATCGCTATATCACTGAGGATGCTGCCTATCTTCTGGTTCCCTGTAAAGAGTTTGCACGCCTGACAAATACCTCTATTCCCATGATTGATGCTTGCCTGACCATTGATAATGCTTACAACCATACGGACTACATGAAAACCGGTCGAAATCTGGCAGCTATGGGGCTGGAACATCTTTCTGTGGAAGAAATCATGACCATGGTCGCCTGAGCCTCTCTCCCTTTCTAACAAGCTATTTATGATCTATTGCCAATGGCGAAAGATCATAACCAGCTTCTAGGGGCTGTTGATGTTTTATCGCTAGCTCAGTGGTTCGTAAAGCGGCCTTACGCAAGGCGAACTGGTGCAGCGCGTAGTTATTCTACGCCAAGCCAGTTTAACGCAGTCGGAAGGCCGCTTTACGAGCCACCCGAAGGGCCAAAAGCCAGCGCTTCCGTACCGTCGTTGCAGCAGCTTGAAAGGCATGAGCACGTGTGACCTTTAGGTTATTCCTGCGCTGCTACGCCTAGCCATGAAAGCGCTGGCTTTGGCTGAGCACGTGATAAAACATCAACAGCCCCTAATGAGAGGGCGTTTAATTTTTCCCGGATAGTGATATGAGTAAATTAAAGTTTCCCTCGGCGTATACCATTCTTTTTCTGCCAATAAACGAGAACCGTCTATTGGCAGAAATCGTTAATACAGCTACTTTCCCAGGCTATAGACAGCCGCTACATTACGGGCTTCCCGCTCAAGGTTATCTCCCCCCCTGGAGAAGGCCTCTTCAAGAGTGGCCGCACCATGAACAACAGGAAACAAGGCATCAATACCATACTGATGAACCCCTTCCGCGCCATTGCCAACACAGCCACATAAGGCAATCACCGGCAGTTCGAACTGCTTGGCGACTCTGGCGACACCAATAGGTGTTTTTCCCTGGGCAGTCTGCCCATCAATACGACCTTCACCGGTAATCACCAGATCTGCACTATCACAATGACTGGCCAGTGAAACGGCCTCCATGACTATGTCAATACCGGGTTTTAATGTGGCGTTCATAAAAGCCAGTAGGCCAGCGCCCATACCGCCCGCGGCACCAGCACCGGGAGTGGCTTCTACATCACAGCCCAGCACTTTGTTCAGTACCCGTGCGTAATTAGCCAGTGCCTGATCCAATTGCTCAACCATTTCCGGCGTTGCGCCTTTTTGCGGGCCGAAAATAGCTGAAGCACCATTATCTCCGGTGAGGGGATTATCCACATCACAGGCAGCAATAAACTCAACGTGCTCCAGGCGGGGGTCAACATTACTGATATCAATGTCAGCAAGATCCGCCAAGGCTGCGCCACCCGCAGGAAGCTCATTCCCTGCCTTATCCAGAAAACGAACCCCCAGGGCCTGCATCATACCGGCACCACCATCATTAGTGGCACTACCGCCAATACCCACAATAATCCGTTTGACTCCCATGCCCAGGGCTCCACGAATCAGTTGCCCGGTACCAAAAGAGGTGGTGTAAAGAGGGTTACGGTTTTCCGGAGCAACCAGCTCCAGCCCTGAAGCACGGGCCATTTCAATCACTGCCGTCAGCCCGTCGCCAAGCAAGCCGAAACCAGCCACCCGCAACTTTCCCCATGGTCCCGTTACTGTCTGGTCAATGATTCGGCCACCGGTAGCGTCTACCAGTGACTGAAGTGTCCCTTCCCCTCCATCAGCCACAGGAATCCTGACGTACTCGGCATCAGGCAACACTTTGCGAAAACCATTCTCAATGGCCTGGGCAACCTGTGCTGCGGTTAAACTTTCCTTAAAGGAGTCTGGTGCAATAATAATTTTCATTCGTTACATCCTTTATCCGAAATTAAATACACCATAAAGCAATGTTGCTGTAACGGTCATGCTAAAGCCAATCAGCGTCTCATAAGGTACCGCCTTCAGGCGCTCCCGAATATTCATGCCCACGCTGCCACCGGTGGAATGGAAAAAACTACCGTGGGGCATATGGTCAAGAACTGTAGCACCGGCATGCATCATTGCCGCTGCTCCCAGGGAAGGAATACCCAGCTGCAGAATAATCGGCCCAAACACATTGGATGCCACAGCTGTACCCGCGGTTGTTGATGCCGTCGCTGCCGACATCATCATACCGCTGAGGGGAGCCAGCAAATAAGCAGGCAGACCGGATACCTTAAGTAAGCTGACTAAAGAATCACTTAATCCGGAATTGGCAATAATTCCCGCCAGAGTGCCGGTGCCAATCAACATAATAGCAACGCCGCTCATTCGCTGTAGCCCACCAACGGCAAAGCGGTTGACATCACGGATACGTCCCATAGCCAGGACTCCGGCAACACCACCTACGGGCAAGGCAATCATGGGGTCAATAGTAATGCCGACAATAGGTCTTAGCGCCAACATACCGATTGCAACCAAAGGAGCAGTGAGTGCTGCCAGCAAACCTGGACGATTAACATCTTCCATTTTGTCTGCTGCCGGTTCAGCTTTAATCATAGTCCCTTTATTGACTAACGTCCTGGCAACAAAATACGTTATAACAAGCCCAACCAGCGCTGGAATAATATTCGCCATCATGACATCAGTCAGGGACAGGTGAAATGCGTCTGAAGCGGCAATGGTATTAGGATTGGGTGAAATAATATTGCCAGCCTTACCCCCTCCTATCATTGCTACCAAAGCCGACAAAACAGAAAGGTTCGCACGACGGGCAATGGCCAGGGCAATAGGCGACACAGTGATAACAGCAACATCAACAAAAACACCTGCTGCCGTTAATAGTGCTGTGGCCAGAATCAAGGCAATCACGGCCCTGGCTTCACCCACTGCATCTACAATTTTTTCCGCAATGACACCGGCACCACCGGATTCAATCAATACACCAGCCAGCACCCCGGCAGCCAGAATTCTTAGTATAGAAGGGGTAATGCCTTTTACCCCATTAATCATTAAGACAACACTATCCCCCAAACTGGCAAGGCCAATCAGAGCCCCTAATAACGCACCTATCATCATACCGTAGGCAGGAGGCACTTTTCTGAGAATCAATCCAATGGAAATGGCAAGTCCACTCAATGCACCGAGGGTGGTGATTTGAATCATTTTTTTGTTAACCGACACAATTGTTCAAATACTTTAGTGCCGGTTATTATCAGGCTATTTGACCATAAAGCTATCGTCAGCATGACCGGATATTGAGTGAAATTCTGGCACTTTTTTGTGCGTTCGCACAAATAGGTGTGCTCTTATCTTATTTACACAACTTTTACTGTCCACAAACACAGAAAAAAGACTGTTGACATCAGCAAAAGCCTTTTATCAAAGTAATTATAATCGCTGATACTCCTTTAACTCATGCATTCGCAAGGCAAAGTGAAGCAAAAGCAAATCACTGAAGTCTTTTGGGTTTCTTCGAGTTAATATCTGAATTTGCTCAAGGCGATACGCCAGGGTATTGCGATGGATATGCAGTTTTTCAGCAGTCAGTCCTGGATGCGCCTGGGCATCAATAAAGACCCTGAGTGTTTTTCTCAGGGTTCCCTTAATATCCGTATCCAGTAAAGGTTGGATATGATTCTGTAACTCCTTCCCTTTCCAGGAATGCAGCAAATCAAGCATCAGGCTATCCAGCTGAAAATCAGCATAACGGTAAACTGACTTTTCCGGGGCAAGCTGTGTCCCCAGCTGAAAGGCTTCCTGGGCACTTTGATATGATAACGGAATACCCGGCAGTCCTTTGATATAACGGCCTACAGCAATTTTGAACTCAATCCGCCGAAGACCTCTAAGTCGCGACTGAAGGGCTTCAAGGTAACCCTCCAGCTGATCCGGGTGCCACTGTTCCTTCAGGCTCACCGGGTGGAGAATAATGGATTCGGAGGGGCAAATTAAAGCCACCAGGTCATCAGGATGGCCCTTACGGAGCAAATATTGAATATGCTCCACCTCATCAACAGAAAGGCTATCATTCTGGCTGTTTTTTATACTAACCAGAATGGCCACCCTGGGCAGGTTGGGATTAATGCCAAACTGTCGTGTTCGGATACTGAATAACGAATCCCGCTCTGCCTCACCATGAATCATTTCAGAAATGATATTTTCACGTTGACGCATACTCCAATGATTCTCTGACATCACCGCAGCATTTTCTATCATCAGGTCGGCAGTCATTACCACTAAATCAGCAAACTGTGAAACTTCAGCGGGATTCCCCGAGATACCAATGACACCTGCGATTTCCCCCCGAAAACGGACAGGTCGGTTAATCCCTATACGGGCTCCACTCATACTATTATCCGTATCTTCATAAATATCACAGGACTGGCCAGAGGTAAGTACCTGCACTGCACCCTCATGGACCGTGTGAAGCCGCTTATTATCACCTGTACCAATAATGACACCCCTACGATCCATCACATTGACATTGTGGCCAATGATAGCCATGGTTCGGTCAACTATCCGCTGGGCAACAGATTCACTGAGATAAACAGGCATAGAAAAAACTAACCCGGATATTTCATAAAGCAGCAGGCTGTCCATTCAATTTTGACTTTTCTGTGGGGGCTGCTGTTTTATCACTCTGTGACTAAAGGTCTTCAGGCTCCGACTACACCAATCTGAACATTTAACGATCAATTCTGCTTTTTTAGGCCGAATGAATACTCCAAACGTCTCTCATCTGGTTATTATTTAGGCGGGCTAAGCGTTGTGGAGGCTGCTACCCAGGCCGAGGCAACGGCATTTGATAAAATATCTCTGTTACATGCTGCAAAAGCTTCTTGAATGGGCAGCTGCTGGGTAGGTGCAGTTTGATCCGATCCTTGTACTCAACCACCTTAACCGCTACTTTGCAGAGTTTTGTGATTACCGTTGATGGCTGGGCTTTCTCCAGTTCCGTTCCTTTCAAAGCCTTGGTTCTCAGCTCGTAATGCAGAACGTAAGCCGCACAGGCATAAAACAGTCTCAAGTGATTGGCCAGAAAGGTCTGGTCTGACAGTCTGTCACCGGACAGATCACTTTTCAGGTGCTTAATGAAATTCTCATCCTGCCCTCTTGGGCAGTACAGATCCTCATAAATCACCTCTGGGGAAGCCTCTTTGATTGAGGTGACAATAAAGCGGGGATTGTCGCCTTTCTCGTTAACCTCTGCCTTATAGATTATCCGGGTATCGAGCCCTTTCCAGCTTTTAGCCTGATACTCGGCCTCACCGTACAGCCTGAGTCGTTCTGGCTCAGGCATATCGTTCAACTTGGCTAAGGCTGTTTTAACCTTGAAAGCTCGACGAGCCTCATCTAGCAACTCTTTGGCTTTAGCCCGGATATTTCATAAATAAAGGCAAGTTCCGTCCAATCTGTTGGTACGATTGGATTGACAAAAAAATGCTTCGGAAAAAGCAAACCGGAACTTGCCATGACCCAATCTACACAAGAGCAGCTTCGCTTTCATCCTTCAAATGGTAAAACTATCCGTGCGGACTTCAATGGTGGAGAGTTATCTTCAGATTTTGGGGCTCTGCTGTTACGGGAAACCATATTGCATAGCGGACTTATTTCCAGACTGACCCAGGCCATTGATGACAAGCGTCACCCATCCTACATTGACCACTCTCTGCAAAACCTCCTGGTTCAGCGAATTTTGCAAATGGCTTGCGGTTATGAGGATGCCAACGACAGCAACCGCCTCCGTAAAGACCCCATGTTAAAGCTGGCTACCGGACGAAACCCTTTGGATGATGATAACCACCTGGCTTCATCTCCCACCTACACACGGCTCGGGAAGTCCATGCGGCGCAAAGATATCTATCAAATGGCTGAAGCATTTGTGCATCATTTTATCGCCAGTTATGACTTGCCACCTATGGCTATCGTGATCGATCTTGATCACACACCGGCCATTACCCACGGATCGCAGCAAATGAATTTGTTTAATGCCAAATATCAGGACTACTGTTATCTGCCTTTGCTGATTTTTGAAGGTCTCAGTGGCAAGCTGATTACTGCCATCCTCCGTCCAGGCAAAACGCCAACAGGCAGGGAAAATGCCGCTATTATCAAGCGTGTCATCAAGCTTATCCGTAAACGGTGGCCAAAAACCCATTTGCTGGTGCGCGGGGATAGCCACTTTGCTCAACCTGAGTTAATGCATGTTGTTCAGGCTAATACTCATGCTGATTATGTGCTGGGTAAAGGTGCCGGTCACAAGACGGCCTTACGCCCTAAAGCCAAAGAGTTGCTAGATGAGGCTCGTCGAGCTTTCAAGGTTAAAACAGCCTTAGCCAAGTTGAACGATATGCCTGAGCCAGAACGACTCAGGCTGTACGGTGAGGCCGAGTATCAGGCTAAAAGCTGGAAAGGGCTCGATACCCGGATAATCTATAAGGCAGAGGTTAACGAGAAAGGCGACAATCCCCGCTTTATTGTCACCTCAATCAAAGAGGCTTCCCCAGAGGTGATTTATGAGGATCTGTACTGCCCAAGAGGGCAGGATGAGAATTTCATTAAGCACCTGAAAAGTGATCTGTCCGGTGACAGACTGTCAGACCAGACCTTTCTGGCCAATCACTTGAGACTGTTTTATGCCTGTGCGGCTTACGTTCTGCATTACGAGCTGAGAACCAAGGCTTTGAAAGGAACGGAACTGGAGAAAGCCCAGCCATCAACGGTAATCACAAAACTCTGCAAAGTAGCGGTTAAGGTGGTTGAGTACAAGGATCGGATCAAACTGCACCTACCCAGCAGCTGCCCATTCAAGAAGCTTTTGCAGCATGTAACAGAGATATTTTATCAAATGCCGTTGCCTCGGCCTGGGTAGCAGCCTCCACAACGCTTAGCCCGCCTAAATAATAACCAGATGAGAGACGTTTGGAGTATTCATTCGGCCTAAAAAAGCAGAATTGATCGTTAAATGTTCAGATTGGTGTAGTCGGAGCCTGAAGACCTTTAGTCACAGAGTGATAAAACAGCAGCCCCCACAGAAAAGTCAAAATTGAATGGACAGCCTGCTGCTTTATGAAATATCCGGGTTAGGGCGTAAGGCCGTCTTGTGACCGGCACCTTTACCCAGCACATAATCAGCATGAGTATTAGCCTGAACAACATGCATTAACTCAGGTTGAGCAAAGTGGCTATCCCCGCGCACCAGCAAATGGGTTTTTGGCCACCGTTTACGGATAAGCTTGATGACACGCTTGATAATAGCGGCATTTTCCCTGCCTGTTGGCGTTTTGCCTGGACGGAGGATGGCAGTAATCAGCTTGCCACTGAGACCTTCAAAAATCAGCAAAGGCAGATAACAGTAGTCCTGATATTTGGCATTAAACAAATTCATTTGCTGCGATCCGTGGGTAATGGCCGGTGTGTGATCAAGATCGATCACGATAGCCATAGGTGGCAAGTCATAACTGGCGATAAAATGATGCACAAATGCTTCAGCCATTTGATAGATATCTTTGCGCCGCATGGACTTCCCGAGCCGTGTGTAGGTGGGAGATGAAGCCAGGTGGTTATCATCATCCAAAGGGTTTCGTCCGGTAGCCAGCTTTAACATGGGGTCTTTACGGAGGCGGTTGCTGTCGTTGGCATCCTCATAACCGCAAGCCATTTGCAAAATTCGCTGAACCAGGAGGTTTTGCAGAGAGTGGTCAATGTAGGATGGGTGACGCTTGTCATCAATGGCCTGGGTCAGTCTGGAAATAAGTCCGCTATGCAATATGGTTTCCCGTAACAGCAGAGCCCCAAAATCTGAAGATAACTCTCCACCATTGAAGTCCGCACGGATAGTTTTACCATTTGAAGGATGAAAGCGAAGCTGCTCTTGTGTAGATTGGGTCATGGCAAGTTCCGGTTTGCTTTTTCCGAAGCATTTTTTTGTCAATCCAATCGTACCAACAGATTGGACGGAACTTGCCTTTATTTATGAAATATCCGGGCTAAGAAAGGGAATTAAATAAAAGAGTAAATTATACCATTCTTTAATAAAAATTGATTGAAACTACATTCAGCATTATTAGGGCTGCCTGGATTAGCCATATAGTGACTTCCAGAGACCCAATAGAAATAATAATATATGCTTCTTTATTCTATCTATTTTCAACCATATCCAATGAAGCTATCCCAACTATTTAACGGTCAGCCCCCTGCGCTGGTGATGTATGATCTTGATGGTACGCTGGTTGACAGCGTGCCAGACCTGGCTATCTCTATTGATAAGATGTTGGAAGACCTTGGTCGTCCTGTTGCCGGCATCGACAAAGTACGACTTTGGGTCGGAAATGGCATTCCGGTGATGGTGAAAAGAGCCATCGCTGATGATATGAATGGCCACCAACCTGGCAGAGTAGATCAACAGCTGTTCGAAAAGGGCTATGAGCGTTTCAAGCATCACTATGCCATAGAAATAGGTCAGCATAGTCACGTTTATCCGGGTGTTATGGATTTTCTGGAGACAATGAATAACCAGGGGGTGAAACAGGCCATTGTCACCAATAAGTCAGAGTTCTTCACGGAAAAGTTGCTTCAGCTTATGAAGATTGATCACTTTTTTGAGCTAAGTATTGGCGGTGACAGTCTGGCAGAAAAAAAACCACATCCTATGCCTCTGTTGCATGTTATGAAACATTGTGGCGCAACCACAGAAAACTCGTTGATGGTAGGCGATTC encodes:
- a CDS encoding phosphatase PAP2 family protein, with amino-acid sequence MKKNIQLCIAYVVLITTIKSTHANIKQMGDNVQYALPAIAFSSTLLQSDFEGTMQLLKSFATSSLTTELLKKTTRKERPDKSNKFSFPSGHTSAAFQSASFIHFRYGLSYAIPAYIAASFVGYSRVHEKRHDIIDVTAGAALGIFSSWYFTTRKEDKSALIPTFSQDGILLNYIHSW
- a CDS encoding patatin-like phospholipase family protein yields the protein MYQSISHSNPQYQLGLTLSGGGAKCMAHIGLLQYLAEYGVEPDIISGTSGGALIGAMYAAGHKPAYILDFFLKTRMFSFHHLSFNKMGIIHTEKMIPYLKPYFPSDCFEALKKPLYTIVTDLQQPDMMVFNSGPLIRPLLGSAAFPGMFTPVEWQGAVMADGGIVNNFPAHLIRDLCHFQIGMHLSPVKPMDNKPFKNTIDLLDRVYDIYSVSQVVDELGLPDVLLEPDGIEKYGAFSVKNDELEELFDLGYECARCYFENEGKSWFAEVMNSVIKRPAWMA
- a CDS encoding MBL fold metallo-hydrolase, whose translation is MIKVITGLLLFPAILVLVFLVACSTGGYKGPVSDHFDGKHFVNQEPTRDKTLKDVLRWRLNREETGSWERREKNLGSVKLPASYPKGVLATFINHSTVLVQIDGLNILTDPVWSERVSPISFIGPRRYHPPALAIEELPPIDAVVISHNHYDHMDLATLKKLEQHSRPLFIVGLGNQELLEQEKLTRVVELDWWQELSLTPSVSVVGTPAQHWSTRTQLDRNKTLWLGYLIKSDQHRVFFAGDTGMGPHFEQIRARYGAIDLSLLPIGAYLPRWFMKDNHLSPDDALQAHHLLDSKQSMAIHFGTFNLGDDGQFSGAERLKNLLSQPDNEGAVFMIPSPGGQVMVSAASQPD
- a CDS encoding LysR family transcriptional regulator — its product is MKFKQLSAFRAIMHCGTVTAAARALHITQPAVTRLLHSLEDQTGFPLFERISGRLVPTDEGRAFFYEVEKSFIGLEQLEKSAKAIRERPSGIFHIASMPMLSLSVIPEVIGKMDNGSLKTLLRNYRSDQVLQVIEVGGCDLGFAILDEAKGINGECLRFEGDMCCLLPENSSLHELPVIYPEHLDACPLVCYEHAEPQDMIDQVFKQQGVAYKPAAEASFAMSVGALVAAGVGYGIVDPFTAIHFSRFGLSFKPFKPALHFHFDILFPAGYPLSSSASNFLKLFFKTVKDEGICYRLIPVSHGNLIEKVLRTIDV
- a CDS encoding NAD/NADP octopine/nopaline dehydrogenase family protein; the protein is MCKSSAQRVTVIGSGNAGLTAAYHFSRNGADVCLYGAPGFDAPLQDIKAKGGIHAIDSLNGVTLSFSGFSKVHTVTNNIREAVSFSDILVLPVPSFAQIPLFDAMLPHLKDGQMLVMMPGNYGSLALKKHMQDNGYTLDITFVDAISIPWACRISGPAEVAIMGIKEYLPFSALPASRNQEVLDRLSPIMPLPMKPLENVIAAGLENINFGGHPLLTTLNMGLLENFKGDFNYYKDCCSEATARAAAVMEEERLQIGNAMNLELVPELEAMNSLYAMDCKTVYEVNRTSETHGKINSAPDNASHRYITEDAAYLLVPCKEFARLTNTSIPMIDACLTIDNAYNHTDYMKTGRNLAAMGLEHLSVEEIMTMVA
- a CDS encoding glycerate kinase, with protein sequence MKIIIAPDSFKESLTAAQVAQAIENGFRKVLPDAEYVRIPVADGGEGTLQSLVDATGGRIIDQTVTGPWGKLRVAGFGLLGDGLTAVIEMARASGLELVAPENRNPLYTTSFGTGQLIRGALGMGVKRIIVGIGGSATNDGGAGMMQALGVRFLDKAGNELPAGGAALADLADIDISNVDPRLEHVEFIAACDVDNPLTGDNGASAIFGPQKGATPEMVEQLDQALANYARVLNKVLGCDVEATPGAGAAGGMGAGLLAFMNATLKPGIDIVMEAVSLASHCDSADLVITGEGRIDGQTAQGKTPIGVARVAKQFELPVIALCGCVGNGAEGVHQYGIDALFPVVHGAATLEEAFSRGGDNLEREARNVAAVYSLGK
- a CDS encoding SLC13 family permease — its product is MIQITTLGALSGLAISIGLILRKVPPAYGMMIGALLGALIGLASLGDSVVLMINGVKGITPSILRILAAGVLAGVLIESGGAGVIAEKIVDAVGEARAVIALILATALLTAAGVFVDVAVITVSPIALAIARRANLSVLSALVAMIGGGKAGNIISPNPNTIAASDAFHLSLTDVMMANIIPALVGLVITYFVARTLVNKGTMIKAEPAADKMEDVNRPGLLAALTAPLVAIGMLALRPIVGITIDPMIALPVGGVAGVLAMGRIRDVNRFAVGGLQRMSGVAIMLIGTGTLAGIIANSGLSDSLVSLLKVSGLPAYLLAPLSGMMMSAATASTTAGTAVASNVFGPIILQLGIPSLGAAAMMHAGATVLDHMPHGSFFHSTGGSVGMNIRERLKAVPYETLIGFSMTVTATLLYGVFNFG